In Pseudokineococcus lusitanus, the DNA window CGGCCCGTGGTGGCGGCTGCCCGCCGCCCCGGCGCGCGGCGGCCTGCGCCGCCTCCCGCTGCCGGTGCTCGTGCCGCTGGTCCTCGTGGTCGTCGCCGTGGGCTACGCGCTGCCGATGCTGGCGGCGTCGCTCGTCGTCTTCCTCGTGGCCGACGCCGCGGTGGGCGTCGTCCGGCGCCGGCGGCCGCAGGCACCGGCGACCACGTGACGGGCGCGGACGTCCCGTCCTGCGCCCCCGCGCTCCCGGGGCACGCGGGGGTGGGTCACCCTGGAGGCACCATGCGCAGCGCACAGAGCACCCGGACCGCCACCCGCCACGCCGCCCGCGCCCGGGCCGCCGCCCGTGTCGGCGCCGTCCCGGCGCGGCGGGCGGCGGCCGCCGTCGGCGCGCTCGGCCTGTCGGCGGGGCTCCTGCTCGTCGGCGCGCCGGGCGCGGCCGCCCACGACCGGCTCGTCTCCTCCACCCCCGCGGCGGACGAGACGCTCGACGCCGTCCCCGCCGAGGTCGTGCTGACCTTCTCGGCGGAGGTGCAGGAGCTCGGGACGGTGGCCGAGCTGCACGAGGGCGGCGACGCCGTCGTCGCGGCGGACGCCTCGCGGGTCGACGGCCGCGACGTCGTCCTCGACCTCCCCGACGACCTCCCGGCCGGCGCGTACGACGTCGTCTACCGCGTGACGTCGTCCGACGGGCACCCCATCAGCGGCGAGATCCCCTTCACCCTCGACGTCGCCGCGGCGCCCACGACGGCCGCGCCGACGCCGTCCGCGAGCCCGGCGCCGTCGCCCACCAGCGCGGCGCCGACGACGTCCGAGCCCGACGTCGCGCCGAGCCCGACCGCCGACGCGACGGAGCCCGCGGCCGGCACCGACGGCGGCGTCCCGTGGGCGCCCGTCGTCGCGGTCCTCGTCGTCGTGGCGCTGGGCGCGGCGGCGGCCGTGGTCCTCGGCCGGAGGCGCCGCCCCACCCGCTGACCCGCACCACCACGAGCAGGCGCCTGTTCGCGCTCCGAGGGCCTTCCCCGGTGACGAACAGGCGCCTGTTCGTGCGCGGACGGCGTCTCACGGCACGAACGGGCGCCTGCTCGCGCTCCGGAGGCCTGCCCGACGACGAAGAGGCGCCTGCTCGCGACGTCCGCGGGTGGGACCACGCACGACGACGCCCCCCACCCGAGCGGGTGGGGGGCGTCGTCGTCAGCGAGGCCGTGCCGGGACGGTCAGTCCCAGGTGAGGCCGCCGCCGGTCTGGTACTCGATGACCCGGGTCTCGAAGAAGTTCTTCTCCTTGCCGAGGTCCATCACCTCGCTCATCCACGGGAAGGGGTTCTCCGCGGGCGGGTACACCGGCGCCAGGCCGAGCTGGCCGCAGCGACGGTTGGTGATGAAGTGCATGTACTCCTCGCACAGCTCGGCGTTGAGGCCGAGCAGGCCGCGGGGCATCGTGGAGCGCCCGTAGGCCACCTCGAGCTCGCACGCCTGGCGGAGCATGCCGCGGACCTCCTCCTGGAAGTCCTCGCTCCACAGGTGCGGGTTCTCCGCCTTGATCTGGTTGATCGTGTCGATGCCGAAGTTCAGGTGGATCGACTCGTCGCGGAGGATGTACTGGTACTGCTCGGCGATGCCGACCATCTTGTTGCGGCGGCCCAGCGACAGGATCTGCGCGAAGCCCGTGTAGAACCACATGCCCTCGAAGATCACGTAGAAGGCGATGAGGTCGCGCAGGAACTGCGTGTCCGTCTCCGGCGTGCCGGTGCGGAACTCCGGGTCCTCGAGCGCCTGGGTGTACTGCAGCGCCCAGGCGTCCTTCTCCGTGATGGACGGCACCTCGCGGTACATGTTGAAGAGCTCGCCCTCGTCCAGGCCGAGGCTCTCGCAGATGTACTGGAAGGTGTGCGTGTGCACGGCCTCCTCGAAGGCCTGGCGCAGCAGGTACTGGCGGCACTCGGGGTTGGTGAGGTGCCGGTACACCGCGAGCACGATGTTGTTGGCGACGAGCGACTCGGCCGTGG includes these proteins:
- a CDS encoding copper resistance CopC family protein codes for the protein MRSAQSTRTATRHAARARAAARVGAVPARRAAAAVGALGLSAGLLLVGAPGAAAHDRLVSSTPAADETLDAVPAEVVLTFSAEVQELGTVAELHEGGDAVVAADASRVDGRDVVLDLPDDLPAGAYDVVYRVTSSDGHPISGEIPFTLDVAAAPTTAAPTPSASPAPSPTSAAPTTSEPDVAPSPTADATEPAAGTDGGVPWAPVVAVLVVVALGAAAAVVLGRRRRPTR
- a CDS encoding ribonucleotide-diphosphate reductase subunit beta → MRGLPVTLDWDDAPAPQPTAGVPGARRPFSETAPDAGTGVDPHAAELDSAGTATGLGSVEAGAGRVDVSEKRMINGRADVNQLLPMKYTWAWDKYLSGCGNHWMPTEVSMQADIALWNSPGGLTDDERLMLKRNLGFFATAESLVANNIVLAVYRHLTNPECRQYLLRQAFEEAVHTHTFQYICESLGLDEGELFNMYREVPSITEKDAWALQYTQALEDPEFRTGTPETDTQFLRDLIAFYVIFEGMWFYTGFAQILSLGRRNKMVGIAEQYQYILRDESIHLNFGIDTINQIKAENPHLWSEDFQEEVRGMLRQACELEVAYGRSTMPRGLLGLNAELCEEYMHFITNRRCGQLGLAPVYPPAENPFPWMSEVMDLGKEKNFFETRVIEYQTGGGLTWD